From Haloarcula sp. CBA1127, a single genomic window includes:
- a CDS encoding mechanosensitive ion channel family protein encodes MRFGLVWPLQTPTPTPTETATEVATDIGGLLPFDIPMWVVNIGESLIVIGLAIVVSRVLVRLLGRRVAQQFRRPSLTRTALRGIRAGVYIFALLTILGIYGLQLGDIALSVTVFSAVVGVVLAPILGGLISGVFLLADQPYEIGDMIELVDTGQRGFVEDITLRHTKIFTLDNTFLVIPNGEIRQRDVVNYSAEDSRTRLSLDVMVTYESDIAVARSLTEAAAREVDNVISGGPDIRVGAARYPASPTVYINNFADHGVLLTLRYWVTEPYKLLAARSRVQTNVWRRLEDANVEIAYPHSHLYFDDTSGEMNVSLNDGLSGLNNGGRSHAATGDSPVPPRQDPDELGDE; translated from the coding sequence ATGCGTTTTGGCCTCGTCTGGCCCTTGCAGACACCCACACCGACACCGACCGAAACTGCGACCGAAGTGGCAACCGACATCGGCGGGCTGTTGCCCTTCGATATCCCGATGTGGGTGGTAAACATCGGGGAATCCCTGATCGTCATCGGGCTGGCAATCGTCGTTTCCCGCGTTCTCGTTCGTCTTCTGGGTCGGCGCGTCGCTCAGCAGTTCCGGCGGCCAAGTCTCACTCGAACAGCCCTTCGCGGCATCCGTGCCGGTGTGTACATCTTCGCGTTGCTAACCATTCTGGGCATTTACGGTCTGCAACTAGGCGATATCGCACTCTCCGTCACGGTGTTTTCTGCCGTGGTTGGTGTCGTGCTAGCCCCGATTCTCGGGGGTCTGATCTCTGGCGTCTTCTTGCTGGCTGACCAGCCATACGAGATCGGAGATATGATTGAACTCGTCGACACCGGCCAGCGAGGGTTCGTCGAGGACATCACGCTCAGACACACAAAGATATTCACCCTCGACAATACGTTTCTCGTCATCCCCAACGGGGAGATTCGCCAGCGAGATGTCGTCAACTACTCGGCGGAGGACTCACGGACGCGGCTGTCGCTCGACGTAATGGTCACCTACGAGAGTGACATCGCCGTCGCGCGGAGCCTCACCGAAGCGGCGGCCCGAGAAGTGGATAACGTCATCTCCGGCGGGCCGGACATCCGCGTCGGTGCAGCCCGGTATCCCGCTTCGCCGACGGTGTATATCAACAATTTCGCCGACCACGGCGTGTTGCTGACACTCCGGTACTGGGTGACCGAACCGTACAAACTGCTCGCTGCCCGCTCGAGAGTCCAGACGAACGTCTGGCGACGGCTCGAGGACGCAAACGTCGAGATCGCGTACCCCCACTCGCATCTGTACTTCGACGACACCAGCGGGGAGATGAACGTCTCACTCAACGACGGACTGAGCGGACTGAACAACGGTGGCCGGAGCCACGCAGCCACCGGTGACTCGCCCGTCCCGCCGCGTCAGGATCCTGATGAACTCGGCGACGAGTGA
- a CDS encoding universal stress protein, whose protein sequence is MPQVVVPVRYPLSENSRATLAEAIQIADEEDADLTVLHVNLYQNSHRVDRTELKRAVEQSFGHVPRTRYVVRSGMLVEETILDEVAAQDADIVVIGSKQASRWRQMIRRLVDDPDVEQFLREELDCEIVTAQPDAQSSRHSSPSSSGS, encoded by the coding sequence ATGCCACAGGTCGTCGTCCCAGTCAGATACCCGCTCTCGGAGAACTCCCGAGCCACGCTTGCGGAGGCCATTCAGATCGCCGACGAGGAGGACGCGGACCTCACCGTCCTCCACGTGAACCTCTATCAGAACAGCCACCGGGTCGACCGGACGGAACTCAAACGTGCCGTCGAGCAGTCGTTCGGTCACGTCCCGCGGACGCGGTACGTCGTCCGGTCGGGGATGCTCGTCGAAGAGACGATCCTCGACGAGGTCGCCGCACAGGACGCCGATATCGTCGTCATCGGGAGCAAACAGGCGAGTCGCTGGCGGCAGATGATCCGTCGGCTGGTCGACGACCCCGATGTCGAACAGTTCCTTCGCGAGGAACTCGACTGCGAAATCGTCACCGCCCAGCCGGATGCCCAGTCCAGCCGTCACTCGTCGCCGAGTTCATCAGGATCCTGA
- a CDS encoding bifunctional UDP-sugar hydrolase/5'-nucleotidase codes for MSPRIIQYSDVEKAYDTPERIGRFAGTVAAADGPDALVVGTGDNTGPGVLSLVTDGEQSLDLFTALTPAFETLGNHDFDHGLDATRDIIARSPQTWLTANVEQDGERFARRLTRPWASRTVDGVQVGFVGVTDPDTASANPQATTLTFTDPFEAVSEAATALRADGADVIVVLSHLGRTDEELARTCNVDVILGGHVHERRIDRVAGTLLTRPGANGKTVVEVDLGGPEPTAEFRETADGPVDDRVAGALEDRLSAAGLDEVVGHVNEPLDRSRETTYGGECRLGNLVADAYRWATGADVGLQNSGGLRNDTVPLDGALTVADMVSVVPFEEPLTVAELTGAELRTLCRQGSGQQVAFGESDWWHAHFSGVELVWNDDTQTIERLRVDGRPVRDTETYTLATSNYLYYTEREFPVLTESHRVSVADVQYEALADYVRQTEIAPAVDGRLTRR; via the coding sequence GTGAGTCCCCGGATAATTCAGTACTCCGACGTGGAGAAAGCGTACGATACACCTGAGCGAATCGGGCGGTTTGCGGGGACAGTGGCCGCCGCTGACGGCCCGGATGCGCTGGTGGTCGGCACCGGGGACAACACCGGGCCGGGGGTGCTGTCGCTGGTCACCGACGGCGAGCAGTCGCTCGACCTCTTCACCGCGCTGACGCCCGCGTTTGAGACGCTGGGGAACCACGACTTCGACCACGGCCTCGACGCGACGCGGGACATCATCGCCAGGTCCCCACAGACGTGGCTGACTGCGAACGTCGAACAGGACGGCGAGCGGTTCGCCCGACGACTGACCCGGCCGTGGGCGAGTCGGACCGTCGACGGGGTGCAGGTCGGATTTGTCGGTGTGACCGACCCCGATACCGCGTCGGCCAACCCACAGGCGACGACGCTGACGTTCACGGATCCGTTCGAGGCTGTCAGCGAGGCGGCCACCGCGCTTCGAGCGGACGGGGCCGACGTTATTGTCGTGCTCTCACACCTGGGGCGTACTGACGAGGAACTGGCCCGCACCTGCAACGTGGACGTCATCCTCGGCGGGCACGTCCACGAGCGCCGCATCGACCGCGTTGCCGGCACACTGCTCACCAGACCGGGAGCCAACGGCAAGACCGTCGTCGAGGTCGATCTTGGCGGGCCGGAACCGACCGCGGAGTTCCGCGAGACAGCCGACGGCCCCGTCGACGACCGCGTTGCAGGGGCTCTCGAGGACAGACTCTCGGCTGCGGGACTCGACGAGGTCGTCGGGCACGTAAACGAGCCGCTGGACCGGAGCCGGGAGACGACCTACGGCGGCGAGTGCCGCCTCGGCAACCTCGTCGCGGACGCGTACCGGTGGGCGACAGGCGCGGACGTGGGCCTCCAGAACAGCGGCGGCCTCCGGAATGACACGGTCCCGCTCGACGGCGCGCTGACAGTCGCCGATATGGTTTCTGTCGTCCCCTTCGAGGAGCCACTGACCGTCGCCGAACTGACGGGCGCGGAGCTCCGGACGCTGTGTCGACAGGGGAGCGGGCAACAGGTCGCGTTCGGAGAGTCGGACTGGTGGCACGCCCACTTCAGCGGCGTCGAACTGGTCTGGAACGATGATACACAGACCATCGAGCGGCTACGGGTCGATGGGCGACCGGTACGCGACACCGAGACGTACACGCTCGCGACGAGCAACTACCTCTACTACACTGAGCGGGAGTTCCCGGTTCTGACCGAGTCTCACCGGGTCAGTGTCGCCGACGTGCAGTACGAGGCGCTGGCCGACTACGTCCGCCAGACGGAGATCGCCCCGGCGGTCGATGGACGACTCACTCGCCGCTAG
- a CDS encoding DUF5816 domain-containing protein, with the protein MDALDGPDGETLYVDRSDGDTGTKGAFYVVYRDADRERRWGYFCSNCETFNNAMDSMGRIRCNDCSNLRKAEEWDAAHE; encoded by the coding sequence ATGGACGCACTCGACGGTCCCGACGGAGAGACGCTGTACGTCGACCGGAGCGACGGCGACACCGGTACCAAAGGCGCGTTTTACGTCGTCTACCGCGACGCCGACCGCGAGCGTCGCTGGGGCTACTTCTGTAGCAACTGCGAGACGTTCAACAACGCGATGGACTCGATGGGCCGAATCCGCTGTAACGACTGTTCGAACCTCCGTAAGGCCGAGGAGTGGGACGCGGCCCACGAGTAA
- a CDS encoding mechanosensitive ion channel domain-containing protein: protein MQVGVINQALEQLVTNVVDALPRLITAFVFLAIAAVGIKAIMFVVRAVLKRSLPGESPVYRQFLSVIVLVFLWFGVALSFLSIVGLTAIAASLGTATGFLALGVSYALSEMIKDAVAGVYLLRDPDFNPGDTVKAGDTTGEVVAIELRKTRFRVGGDTVVRANAAIEERWTKVESES from the coding sequence GTGCAAGTCGGTGTCATCAATCAAGCGCTCGAACAGCTAGTTACGAACGTTGTTGACGCACTTCCGCGCCTCATAACCGCGTTCGTCTTTCTTGCGATCGCTGCGGTAGGCATCAAGGCTATCATGTTCGTCGTCCGGGCCGTTCTGAAACGGTCGCTGCCCGGCGAATCCCCCGTGTACCGACAGTTTCTGTCCGTGATCGTACTCGTGTTCCTGTGGTTCGGCGTGGCGCTGTCGTTCCTCTCTATCGTCGGCCTGACCGCCATCGCCGCGTCTCTCGGAACTGCGACCGGATTTCTCGCGCTTGGCGTCTCATACGCGCTCTCGGAGATGATCAAGGACGCTGTTGCCGGCGTCTACCTCCTCCGTGACCCCGATTTCAACCCCGGCGATACCGTCAAAGCCGGCGACACCACCGGCGAGGTAGTCGCAATCGAACTCCGGAAGACGCGGTTCCGTGTCGGCGGTGACACCGTTGTCAGGGCCAACGCGGCCATCGAAGAACGCTGGACGAAAGTCGAATCCGAGTCCTGA
- a CDS encoding metal-dependent hydrolase, producing the protein MFVGHALLAFALGALAAWWLGLSRERAVQLGVIAGLFAAVPDVDIVYAPFGLLVGAAENLTADGFWETANVVHRGPTHSLLLGAALAAAAGLWASNSRATRIGSLSIGAVLTVLTGAVSGPIAGLVMLVFVLAVLSVATVAQSRDISPRTVTGLALLGLLSHPFGDLFTGGPPPFFYPFDVTLVAERVMLHPDPTTHLLAAFAIELATVWLAVWTYVHLRGYTLTGLVRPRAALGLGYAAAVLFMPAPTLEQSAHFVFSVLALGVVGAPTRPFSDGVDWLETVVTGLAAVTIAALAYAMAYGAI; encoded by the coding sequence ATGTTCGTCGGGCACGCGCTGCTTGCGTTCGCCCTCGGAGCCCTCGCCGCGTGGTGGCTTGGGCTCTCCCGCGAGCGAGCGGTCCAGTTGGGCGTCATCGCCGGCCTGTTCGCCGCAGTTCCCGACGTTGATATCGTCTATGCCCCCTTCGGGCTGCTCGTCGGGGCCGCCGAGAACCTGACGGCGGACGGCTTCTGGGAAACCGCGAACGTCGTCCACCGCGGGCCGACGCACTCACTCCTGTTAGGGGCAGCACTCGCCGCCGCGGCCGGCCTCTGGGCCAGTAATTCGCGGGCTACTCGAATCGGGTCGCTGTCCATCGGCGCCGTACTGACTGTTCTCACGGGCGCAGTCAGCGGTCCCATCGCAGGACTCGTGATGCTCGTGTTCGTTCTGGCCGTGCTGAGTGTCGCCACAGTCGCACAGTCCCGCGATATCAGCCCCCGGACGGTGACCGGGCTGGCGCTACTGGGACTCCTGTCCCACCCGTTCGGTGACCTCTTCACCGGCGGCCCACCCCCGTTTTTCTACCCCTTCGACGTGACCCTCGTCGCCGAGCGGGTGATGCTCCACCCCGACCCGACGACGCATCTTCTGGCGGCGTTCGCTATCGAACTTGCGACGGTGTGGCTCGCCGTGTGGACGTACGTCCACCTTCGTGGGTACACGCTAACGGGACTCGTCCGCCCCCGAGCAGCGCTGGGACTGGGGTATGCAGCAGCCGTCCTGTTCATGCCTGCACCGACGCTCGAACAGTCAGCGCACTTCGTGTTCAGCGTCCTCGCACTGGGCGTCGTCGGCGCGCCGACCCGGCCGTTCAGTGACGGCGTCGACTGGCTGGAGACAGTCGTGACGGGGCTGGCGGCAGTGACCATCGCTGCGCTCGCGTACGCTATGGCGTATGGGGCTATCTGA
- a CDS encoding dodecin: MVFKKITLIGTSPESFDKAADDAIERAEATLDNLKWVEVEELGVEIAGVEGREYQAEVVVAFELEE; this comes from the coding sequence ATGGTTTTCAAGAAAATCACGCTCATCGGAACCAGTCCGGAAAGCTTCGACAAAGCCGCCGACGACGCCATCGAACGCGCGGAGGCGACACTTGACAATCTCAAGTGGGTCGAAGTGGAGGAACTCGGCGTCGAGATCGCCGGCGTCGAGGGCCGCGAGTACCAGGCTGAGGTAGTCGTGGCGTTCGAACTCGAAGAGTAG
- a CDS encoding iron-sulfur cluster assembly accessory protein produces the protein MSSTADDGDPNLGGEDVAVTEQAAGEALDLLESEGMDVDESGLRLYVQQGGCAGLSYGMRFEHAPEEDDEVFERNGLRVFVDDASIDYIEGSVLDYEGGLQGAGFHVKNPNVVSECGCGESFRT, from the coding sequence ATGAGCAGCACAGCGGACGACGGCGATCCGAACCTCGGGGGCGAGGACGTCGCCGTCACCGAGCAGGCAGCGGGAGAAGCACTGGACCTCCTCGAAAGCGAGGGAATGGACGTCGACGAATCCGGACTCCGCCTGTATGTCCAGCAGGGCGGCTGTGCCGGACTCTCCTACGGGATGCGGTTCGAACACGCACCCGAGGAAGACGATGAGGTGTTCGAGCGCAACGGGCTCCGCGTGTTCGTCGACGACGCCAGCATCGACTATATCGAGGGGTCAGTACTCGACTACGAGGGCGGCCTGCAGGGAGCCGGGTTCCACGTCAAGAACCCGAACGTGGTCAGCGAATGCGGCTGTGGCGAGTCCTTCCGGACGTAG
- the hisD gene encoding histidinol dehydrogenase, with amino-acid sequence MNVRTIADLGPDERAAFFDRDAGVDAVRDDVRDIVAQVHEEGDVALRRFAEEFDGVSVGNIDITDAAERAYEEIDDDVCEAIEDAAANIRAFHERQVPEDWRDDFDGRELGRRFRPLDSAGVYAPGGTAAYPSSVLMGVIPAKVAGVEHVAVATPPADEVNPVTLAAIHVAGADAVYQVGGAQAIAALAYGTETVSATDIVVGPGNRWVTAAKAEVRGDVAIDFLAGPSEVMVVADGDADPELVAADLVAQAEHDENASVVAVTDDVDLAEQVVDSVDEQADGREREAVIRAALDNDASGVLLARSMSEAVLFAEEYAAEHLSIQAADDESLLERIPSAGSVFLGPYSPVAAGDYATGTNHVLPTGGSARVSGGLSVDTFVRSTTVQRLSEDSLDDISDTITTLAEAEGLEAHAESVRKRFEE; translated from the coding sequence ATGAACGTACGGACGATAGCCGACCTTGGTCCCGACGAACGGGCCGCCTTCTTCGACCGCGACGCCGGTGTCGACGCAGTCAGAGACGATGTCCGCGATATTGTCGCGCAGGTCCACGAGGAGGGCGACGTGGCGCTGCGGCGCTTCGCTGAGGAGTTCGACGGTGTGTCGGTGGGCAACATCGACATCACCGACGCCGCCGAGCGGGCCTACGAGGAAATCGACGACGACGTGTGCGAGGCCATCGAGGACGCCGCGGCGAACATCCGCGCGTTCCACGAGCGACAGGTCCCAGAGGACTGGCGTGACGATTTCGATGGGCGCGAACTGGGCCGCCGGTTCCGCCCGCTCGACAGCGCTGGCGTGTACGCTCCCGGTGGTACAGCAGCCTACCCCTCCAGCGTGCTGATGGGCGTCATCCCGGCGAAGGTCGCTGGCGTCGAGCACGTCGCCGTCGCCACCCCACCGGCCGATGAGGTCAACCCCGTCACGCTGGCTGCCATCCACGTGGCCGGGGCCGACGCCGTCTATCAGGTCGGCGGCGCACAGGCCATCGCAGCACTGGCCTACGGGACCGAAACCGTCAGCGCGACGGACATCGTTGTTGGCCCCGGCAACCGCTGGGTCACGGCGGCGAAGGCCGAGGTCCGTGGCGACGTGGCTATCGACTTCCTAGCCGGTCCCTCCGAAGTTATGGTCGTCGCCGACGGCGACGCGGACCCGGAACTGGTCGCGGCTGACCTCGTTGCACAGGCCGAGCACGACGAGAACGCCTCTGTCGTCGCCGTCACCGACGACGTGGACCTCGCCGAGCAGGTCGTCGATTCCGTTGACGAGCAGGCCGACGGCCGGGAGCGCGAGGCAGTCATCCGCGCCGCACTGGACAACGATGCGTCCGGCGTTCTCCTCGCACGCTCGATGAGCGAGGCCGTCCTCTTTGCCGAGGAGTACGCCGCCGAACACCTCTCGATTCAGGCCGCTGACGACGAATCACTTCTCGAACGGATTCCCTCTGCTGGGTCCGTGTTCCTTGGCCCGTACAGCCCCGTTGCGGCCGGCGACTACGCGACCGGGACGAACCACGTCCTGCCGACCGGCGGCAGCGCGCGGGTCTCCGGCGGTCTCTCCGTGGATACGTTCGTCCGGTCGACGACGGTCCAGCGCCTCTCCGAGGACTCGCTGGACGATATTTCGGACACGATCACGACCCTCGCTGAAGCCGAAGGGCTGGAGGCTCACGCCGAGAGTGTCCGTAAGCGATTCGAGGAGTAA
- a CDS encoding redox-regulated ATPase YchF: MLSIALAGKPNAGKSTFYKAATMADVDVGNYPFTTIDANRGVSHVRTECPCLDREERCGDDNCRDGKRYVPVELIDVAGLVPGAHEGRGLGNQFLDELSTADVILNVVDASGGTDAEGEPVEVGEHDPVEDVHFIEEEMDLWIASIVERNWESIERQSRSPDFKLDESLVDMLAGVGASELDVARTLRDLEYPEDPIAWTDEHREALATEIRQRTKPLVVVANKADIAPEGNIEALQGAADVVVPATADGELALRNAAQAGVIDYDPGDPDFDIVGDVSDQQREGLNRIRDVMDEWGGTGVQGSLDTAVYDLLDHLTAYPVQNETHWTDGQENVLPDAFLLRQGATPKDLAYAVHSDIGDGYIHAVDARENRRISDETELEEGAVIKIVSDVN; this comes from the coding sequence ATGCTCTCTATCGCGCTGGCCGGGAAACCGAACGCCGGCAAGTCTACTTTCTACAAGGCGGCGACGATGGCCGACGTGGACGTGGGGAACTACCCGTTCACGACCATCGATGCCAACCGCGGAGTCAGCCACGTCCGAACGGAGTGCCCCTGTCTCGACCGGGAGGAACGCTGTGGTGACGACAACTGCCGGGATGGTAAGCGCTACGTCCCGGTGGAGCTCATCGACGTGGCCGGCCTCGTTCCCGGCGCACACGAAGGCCGAGGCCTCGGGAACCAGTTCCTCGACGAGCTGTCGACCGCCGATGTGATCCTCAATGTCGTCGACGCCTCCGGCGGGACCGACGCCGAAGGTGAGCCGGTCGAGGTCGGCGAGCACGACCCTGTCGAGGATGTCCACTTCATCGAAGAGGAGATGGACCTGTGGATCGCCAGCATCGTCGAGCGCAACTGGGAGTCAATCGAACGCCAGTCCCGCTCGCCGGATTTCAAACTCGACGAATCGCTCGTGGACATGCTGGCCGGCGTCGGAGCCTCCGAACTCGACGTGGCGCGGACGCTGCGGGACTTGGAGTATCCCGAGGACCCCATCGCCTGGACCGACGAGCACCGCGAGGCGCTGGCGACGGAGATCCGCCAGCGGACGAAGCCGCTCGTCGTCGTTGCGAACAAGGCCGATATCGCCCCAGAGGGGAACATCGAGGCCCTGCAGGGGGCTGCTGACGTGGTCGTGCCCGCGACGGCCGACGGCGAACTCGCACTGCGCAACGCGGCGCAGGCGGGGGTCATCGACTACGACCCGGGCGACCCGGACTTTGACATCGTCGGCGACGTGAGCGACCAGCAACGCGAGGGGCTGAACCGCATCCGCGACGTGATGGACGAGTGGGGCGGCACCGGCGTTCAGGGCTCGCTTGACACTGCTGTTTACGACCTGCTTGACCATCTGACGGCCTACCCTGTCCAGAACGAAACGCACTGGACCGACGGGCAAGAGAACGTCCTCCCTGACGCGTTCTTGCTACGGCAGGGAGCAACTCCGAAAGACCTCGCCTACGCCGTCCACTCGGACATCGGCGACGGCTACATTCACGCCGTCGACGCCCGTGAGAACCGGCGCATCAGCGATGAGACGGAACTGGAGGAAGGAGCGGTCATCAAAATCGTGAGCGACGTGAACTGA
- a CDS encoding Gfo/Idh/MocA family protein gives MTLDIGMLGYRFMGKAHANALDRLPMFFPEAPAVNKDVLVGRDEDALADAADQFGFDRTATDWRDIVDEVDVFYNLGPNHVHAEPSIAALEAGTPTFCEKPLAPTLDTAEEMAEAAADADVPAGAAFNYRFVPAIQYAKGLIDDGVLGEIHHFRGQYLQDWLVDPEAPWSWRNDEEMAGSGALGDLGSHTIDLARFLLGDTAGEITDVSGHLRTFTEERPVEGSDETRPVTVDDAYSAQVAFDSGAMGTLEASRVANGHKNAHTIEIEGSKGAIKFDLERLNELQVLTEGDRGFQQVLITDEDDPYVDHWWPPGHVIGWEHTFVHENYEFLSAVADGGQQEPSFADGLAAQQVLDAIERSDDRGEWVSL, from the coding sequence ATGACCCTCGATATCGGCATGCTCGGCTATCGGTTTATGGGCAAGGCTCACGCAAACGCGCTGGACCGCCTGCCCATGTTCTTCCCCGAAGCGCCCGCCGTCAACAAGGACGTGCTCGTCGGCCGCGACGAGGACGCGCTGGCCGACGCAGCCGACCAGTTCGGCTTTGACCGGACCGCAACGGACTGGCGGGATATCGTCGACGAGGTTGACGTGTTCTACAACCTTGGCCCGAACCACGTCCACGCCGAGCCGTCCATCGCGGCGCTAGAGGCCGGTACGCCGACGTTCTGCGAGAAGCCACTCGCACCGACGCTCGATACGGCTGAGGAAATGGCCGAGGCCGCTGCTGACGCTGACGTGCCCGCAGGCGCGGCGTTCAACTATCGGTTCGTCCCGGCCATCCAGTACGCGAAGGGACTCATCGACGACGGCGTGCTTGGCGAGATTCACCACTTCCGCGGCCAGTACCTGCAAGATTGGCTGGTCGACCCAGAGGCCCCGTGGTCGTGGCGTAACGACGAGGAGATGGCTGGCAGCGGGGCGCTCGGCGACCTCGGGTCGCACACGATTGACCTAGCCCGGTTCCTGCTTGGCGACACTGCCGGCGAGATAACCGACGTGAGCGGTCACCTCCGAACGTTCACCGAGGAGCGCCCTGTGGAGGGCAGCGACGAGACGCGCCCGGTGACTGTCGACGACGCCTACAGCGCCCAGGTGGCGTTCGACAGCGGCGCAATGGGCACGCTCGAAGCGTCACGGGTCGCCAACGGCCACAAGAACGCTCACACTATCGAAATCGAGGGGTCGAAGGGCGCAATCAAGTTCGACCTCGAACGGCTGAACGAACTGCAGGTGCTCACCGAGGGCGACCGGGGCTTCCAGCAGGTGCTCATTACCGATGAAGACGACCCCTACGTCGACCACTGGTGGCCCCCCGGCCATGTCATCGGCTGGGAGCACACGTTCGTCCACGAGAATTACGAGTTCCTCTCGGCCGTGGCCGACGGTGGGCAACAGGAGCCATCTTTCGCCGACGGACTCGCCGCACAGCAAGTCCTCGACGCTATCGAGCGAAGCGACGACCGCGGCGAGTGGGTCAGCCTGTAG
- a CDS encoding cyclic nucleotide-binding/CBS domain-containing protein: protein MATETTVRIEDIMSTPLETISADETVKAAATQMQAQNINGIFVPGAQAGIITTTDIVDAVASGKDLSSATVGDVMTSPVERVTTSLELGEAAAMMTTYDIKHLPVIDEHQDYVGMVSSTDITQALS from the coding sequence ATGGCCACTGAAACGACCGTCCGTATTGAGGACATCATGTCGACGCCGTTAGAGACGATTTCTGCCGACGAAACCGTCAAAGCGGCCGCGACGCAGATGCAAGCGCAGAACATCAACGGTATCTTCGTGCCGGGGGCACAGGCGGGCATTATCACGACCACGGACATCGTTGATGCCGTCGCAAGCGGGAAGGACCTCTCGTCGGCGACCGTCGGCGACGTGATGACGTCGCCGGTCGAGCGGGTGACGACCTCGCTCGAACTGGGCGAGGCCGCCGCGATGATGACGACCTACGACATCAAGCACCTCCCAGTCATCGACGAGCATCAGGACTACGTCGGCATGGTGTCGTCGACGGACATCACGCAAGCGCTCTCCTGA
- a CDS encoding TIGR00266 family protein — protein sequence MDIELTHKPSYTLVRAALDSGESILAEPGAMVSHSPTIEIETTTSRDGLLSSAKSMLGGESLLANEFTAKGGSGTVTLAPPTPGDVHHHELTGETLYAVDGAFLASDPGIDIDSEFGGIKSLLAGASITPLALKGTGNVLIEAFGGLETVDLDAGESYTVDNDHVVAWEGSVNFDARRVGGLKSTLLSGEGLVMDFTGPGTVWYQTRGLASFTSAIADALPGTGDNDGNSTGIDDFI from the coding sequence ATGGACATCGAACTCACACACAAGCCCTCGTACACGCTCGTCCGCGCGGCCCTCGACAGCGGCGAATCGATACTCGCCGAACCCGGCGCGATGGTCAGCCACTCACCGACTATCGAAATCGAAACGACGACCAGCCGGGACGGCCTCCTCAGCTCTGCGAAGTCGATGCTCGGCGGTGAATCGCTGCTCGCAAACGAGTTCACCGCCAAGGGCGGCTCCGGAACCGTGACCCTCGCGCCGCCGACGCCGGGCGACGTTCATCATCACGAACTCACCGGCGAGACGCTGTACGCCGTCGACGGGGCGTTCCTCGCGTCCGACCCCGGCATCGACATCGACTCCGAGTTCGGCGGTATCAAGTCGCTGCTGGCCGGCGCGAGTATCACGCCGCTGGCGCTAAAAGGGACCGGGAACGTCCTCATCGAGGCGTTCGGCGGACTGGAGACCGTCGACCTCGACGCCGGCGAGTCCTACACCGTTGACAACGACCACGTCGTCGCCTGGGAAGGGTCGGTCAACTTTGACGCCCGCCGCGTTGGCGGGCTGAAGTCGACGCTACTCAGCGGTGAGGGCCTCGTAATGGACTTCACCGGCCCCGGGACGGTCTGGTACCAGACGCGCGGCCTCGCCTCGTTCACCTCGGCTATCGCGGACGCGCTGCCCGGAACAGGTGACAACGACGGTAACTCAACCGGCATAGACGACTTCATCTGA